One region of Endozoicomonas sp. Mp262 genomic DNA includes:
- a CDS encoding anaerobic sulfatase maturase, which produces MQFQVMAKPSGSRCNLGCSYCFYTEKKSLYPHQKNWRMPPEVLASFIKQSLECHDGPECHFNWQGGEPTLLGVEYFKNIIRLQKKYAGNKHVTNSLQTNATLLTDEWCRFLKHHDFLVGVSIDGPKALHDRYRIKRNGKATFEQVMSGITRLKKHRVPFNTLTVINSDNARYPLKVYRFLSQIGDGHMQFIPAVERLPDQTTLKQGLELAPPPCDGSTPDNYRITPWSVEPQQLATFYTTLFDYWVRNDIGKIFVQFFEVALGNWLGAGAGLCQFSPTCGMAAALEHNGDLYSCDHYVYPEHKLGNIMQTPLRQLIQSEAQQQFGNAKLTTLPPSCLSCEVRPACHGDCPKHRFVKSAHSQWGISYLCPAYRKIFSHMAPYLDGLGRLIQSGRVPGEMMTFLRQREI; this is translated from the coding sequence ATGCAGTTTCAAGTCATGGCCAAACCCTCCGGGTCTCGCTGTAATCTGGGATGTAGCTACTGCTTCTATACGGAAAAAAAAAGCCTGTACCCCCACCAAAAAAACTGGCGCATGCCACCGGAAGTACTGGCAAGCTTTATCAAACAGTCCCTTGAGTGCCATGATGGCCCCGAGTGTCATTTCAACTGGCAGGGTGGCGAGCCCACCTTACTGGGAGTGGAATACTTTAAAAATATCATCAGGCTGCAAAAGAAATATGCCGGAAACAAACACGTCACCAATAGCCTTCAGACTAATGCCACACTTCTCACCGATGAATGGTGCCGGTTTTTAAAGCACCATGATTTTCTGGTTGGAGTGAGCATTGATGGCCCGAAGGCATTACACGACCGCTACCGAATAAAACGCAATGGCAAAGCCACTTTTGAGCAAGTAATGTCCGGTATCACGCGGCTAAAAAAGCACCGGGTGCCTTTTAACACCCTTACCGTTATCAATAGTGACAACGCACGATACCCCCTTAAAGTCTATCGGTTTCTCAGCCAAATAGGTGATGGACATATGCAGTTTATACCGGCTGTTGAGCGGCTGCCGGACCAGACTACCCTCAAGCAGGGATTAGAGCTGGCACCTCCACCCTGTGATGGCTCCACCCCTGACAATTACCGCATCACCCCATGGAGTGTAGAGCCACAGCAGCTGGCCACCTTCTATACAACACTTTTTGACTATTGGGTACGGAACGATATCGGTAAGATTTTTGTCCAGTTCTTTGAGGTGGCACTGGGTAACTGGCTTGGCGCAGGAGCAGGGCTATGCCAGTTTTCACCAACATGCGGCATGGCTGCTGCCCTTGAGCATAATGGTGACCTTTACTCCTGTGATCATTACGTTTACCCGGAACACAAGCTGGGTAATATTATGCAGACGCCGCTTCGCCAACTCATACAATCAGAGGCACAGCAACAATTCGGCAATGCCAAATTGACAACACTTCCACCCTCCTGCCTCAGTTGTGAAGTCAGGCCCGCCTGTCATGGAGACTGCCCTAAGCACCGGTTTGTGAAAAGCGCTCATAGCCAGTGGGGTATCAGTTACCTTTGCCCTGCTTACAGGAAGATATTCAGTCATATGGCTCCTTACCTGGATGGATTAGGTCGACTGATTCAATCCGGAAGAGTCCCTGGCGAAATGATGACTTTTCTGCGCCAACGCGAAATTTGA
- a CDS encoding Na+/H+ antiporter NhaC family protein — MELLSYSDSALSLVTPAVAILLAVLTRKVLLSLGAGIVVGALLLTGLNPLDALAYIARGFVEVFWNDGFNKSSVFILLFLLLLGVITSLISLSGGARAFGDWARARVKTRQGSQLLTVLLGILIFIDDYFNSLAVGNISRPLTDRHRISRAKLAYLIDSTAAPVCVLTPVSSWGAYIIALIGSIMMSHGITDMSAIEAFLNMIPMNLYAVFGLAMVLATACLDLNVGSMRSHEDRAHAGELYDLSKGTPPGAAQLGDHERGRVSDLVVPIIALVLATLGALIWTGAQELQEQGSAFSVLGAFEHTDVAGSLVYGAVIGLVLTAGRMLMSHNLSGSLWYKAVAEGIHSMLPAIYILVFAWVLIGVISNMETGRYLASLVSDSVDSGYLPVILFVVSGIMAFATGTSWGTFGIMLPIAGDMAAAADITMMLPMLASVLAGAVFGDHCSPISDTTILSSTGASCHHIDHVTTQLPYALSIALVSVCGYLVMGVTDSVFTGFMAALAAFLVVVTIFRKLSSTSVVRVNRSGALIED, encoded by the coding sequence ATGGAACTATTGAGCTATAGTGACTCTGCCCTTTCCCTGGTGACGCCTGCCGTTGCCATCCTGCTTGCGGTATTGACCCGCAAGGTTTTGTTATCTCTCGGTGCGGGTATTGTGGTGGGTGCTTTACTGCTCACTGGCCTTAACCCACTGGATGCCTTGGCTTATATTGCCCGGGGCTTTGTTGAGGTCTTCTGGAATGATGGCTTTAACAAAAGCAGCGTCTTTATTCTGCTCTTTCTTTTATTATTGGGTGTTATTACCAGCCTCATCAGCCTGTCTGGTGGAGCCAGGGCTTTTGGTGACTGGGCCAGAGCCCGCGTCAAGACCCGTCAGGGCTCGCAGCTGCTGACCGTGTTGCTGGGTATCCTGATTTTTATTGATGACTATTTTAATAGCCTGGCCGTAGGTAATATCAGTCGTCCCCTCACTGACCGCCACCGGATTTCCCGGGCCAAGCTGGCTTACCTGATTGACTCTACGGCTGCACCGGTTTGTGTGCTGACACCGGTATCCAGCTGGGGCGCTTATATTATTGCCTTGATTGGCTCTATCATGATGTCCCATGGCATAACAGATATGAGTGCAATTGAGGCTTTCCTCAATATGATCCCCATGAATCTTTATGCAGTATTTGGTTTGGCCATGGTATTGGCAACAGCCTGTTTGGATCTGAATGTAGGCTCCATGCGCAGTCATGAAGACAGGGCTCATGCTGGCGAATTATATGACTTGTCCAAGGGAACGCCTCCAGGTGCTGCCCAGTTGGGAGACCATGAGCGGGGTCGGGTTTCTGATCTGGTTGTGCCGATTATAGCGTTGGTATTGGCCACCCTGGGGGCATTAATCTGGACAGGTGCCCAGGAGCTACAGGAGCAGGGTTCTGCCTTTTCTGTATTGGGAGCTTTTGAACATACCGATGTGGCGGGTTCCCTGGTGTATGGGGCTGTTATAGGCCTGGTGTTAACCGCTGGACGTATGCTGATGAGCCATAACCTGAGTGGTTCGCTTTGGTATAAGGCGGTGGCTGAGGGTATTCACTCCATGTTGCCAGCTATTTATATCCTGGTTTTCGCCTGGGTGCTGATCGGTGTTATTAGCAATATGGAAACAGGCCGTTATCTGGCCAGTCTGGTGAGTGATTCCGTTGATTCGGGGTATTTGCCTGTGATCCTGTTTGTGGTCTCTGGCATTATGGCCTTTGCCACCGGCACCAGCTGGGGGACTTTCGGGATTATGTTGCCCATTGCTGGTGATATGGCGGCGGCTGCGGATATAACCATGATGCTGCCCATGCTGGCGTCAGTGCTTGCCGGTGCAGTGTTTGGTGATCACTGCTCGCCTATTTCCGATACCACGATCCTGTCTTCAACCGGGGCGTCCTGTCATCATATCGATCATGTGACCACCCAGCTGCCCTATGCGCTATCCATTGCCCTGGTCTCTGTTTGTGGTTATCTGGTGATGGGAGTGACTGACTCTGTTTTTACAGGCTTTATGGCGGCTCTGGCTGCATTCCTGGTAGTGGTTACGATCTTTAGAAAATTGTCATCCACCAGTGTGGTCAGGGTGAATCGTTCCGGGGCACTGATAGAAGACTGA
- the guaA gene encoding glutamine-hydrolyzing GMP synthase, which yields MSQDIHAERILILDFGSQYTQLIARRIREIGVYCELHPYDMDDKRIREFNPKAVILSGGPESVTGSDSPRAPELVFDLGVPVLGICYGMQTMAEQMGGAVSCSNLREFGYARVDLEGTVRLFDGIEDHVDETGKLSLDVWMSHGDKVSAMPAGFVKAASTPSCPIAAMACEEKQFYGVQFHPEVTHTKQGYRILERFVVDIAGCQRLWTPGQIIEDAVQRVRDQVGNKQVLLGLSGGVDSSVVAALLHKAIGDQLVCVFVDNGLLRLNEGDQVMAMFAENMGVRVIRADAEALFLNKLKGVNDPEQKRKIIGNTFIEVFDEQATALNGVDFLAQGTIYPDVIESAGAESGKAHVIKSHHNVGGLPEDMKMELVEPLRELFKDEVRKIGLELGLPYDMVYRHPFPGPGLGVRVLGEVKKSYADVLRQADAIFIEELHNADWYHKVSQAFAVFLPVKSVGVVGDGRRYEYVIALRAVETIDFMTARWAHLPYELLEKVSNRIINEIEQVSRVTYDVSSKPPATIEWE from the coding sequence ATGTCCCAGGATATTCATGCTGAACGCATATTGATTCTTGATTTTGGTTCTCAGTACACCCAGTTGATTGCAAGGCGTATCAGGGAAATCGGTGTTTACTGTGAGCTGCATCCTTATGATATGGATGATAAGCGCATCCGGGAATTTAACCCTAAAGCGGTGATTTTATCCGGAGGCCCTGAGTCTGTGACCGGTTCCGATAGCCCCAGGGCTCCTGAGCTGGTATTTGACCTGGGTGTACCTGTGCTGGGTATTTGTTATGGCATGCAGACCATGGCTGAGCAGATGGGCGGTGCCGTTTCTTGCTCAAATCTCCGGGAGTTTGGTTATGCCCGGGTGGATCTGGAAGGAACTGTTCGTCTGTTTGATGGCATTGAAGACCATGTGGATGAAACGGGTAAGCTGAGCCTGGATGTCTGGATGAGTCATGGTGATAAAGTATCTGCCATGCCTGCCGGCTTTGTTAAGGCAGCTTCCACGCCATCCTGCCCGATTGCGGCCATGGCCTGCGAAGAGAAGCAGTTCTATGGTGTGCAGTTCCACCCGGAAGTGACTCATACCAAGCAGGGCTACCGGATTCTGGAACGTTTCGTGGTTGATATCGCCGGTTGCCAGCGCCTGTGGACACCGGGCCAGATTATTGAAGATGCGGTTCAGCGGGTGCGCGACCAGGTAGGTAACAAGCAGGTGTTGCTGGGCCTTTCTGGCGGTGTTGATTCCAGTGTGGTTGCGGCACTGCTCCATAAGGCCATTGGTGACCAGCTGGTTTGTGTTTTTGTGGATAATGGTCTGCTGCGCCTCAATGAAGGGGATCAGGTGATGGCCATGTTTGCAGAAAATATGGGTGTTCGCGTTATTCGTGCTGATGCAGAAGCGTTGTTCCTGAACAAACTGAAAGGGGTTAATGACCCTGAGCAGAAGCGCAAGATCATCGGTAACACCTTTATTGAGGTGTTTGATGAGCAAGCAACAGCCCTTAATGGTGTTGATTTTCTGGCCCAGGGCACTATCTATCCGGATGTCATCGAGTCCGCCGGTGCTGAGTCTGGCAAGGCTCATGTGATCAAGTCCCACCATAATGTGGGTGGCTTGCCGGAAGATATGAAAATGGAGCTGGTGGAGCCTCTGCGCGAACTGTTCAAGGATGAGGTGCGCAAAATTGGCCTGGAACTGGGATTGCCTTACGATATGGTATACCGTCATCCATTCCCGGGTCCGGGACTGGGTGTCAGGGTGCTGGGTGAAGTGAAGAAGTCCTATGCGGATGTTCTGCGCCAGGCGGATGCCATCTTTATCGAAGAGCTTCACAATGCTGACTGGTATCACAAGGTGAGTCAGGCCTTTGCGGTTTTCCTGCCGGTGAAATCAGTGGGTGTTGTGGGCGATGGTCGTCGCTATGAGTATGTTATTGCGCTCAGGGCTGTGGAAACCATTGACTTTATGACCGCTCGCTGGGCACACCTGCCTTATGAGTTACTGGAGAAAGTGTCCAACCGGATTATCAATGAAATTGAACAGGTATCCCGGGTGACCTACGACGTTTCCAGCAAGCCACCGGCCACCATCGAATGGGAATAG
- a CDS encoding sulfatase-like hydrolase/transferase translates to MSQFDKPGEQNNTGITRRDFLGAAGLATLALGMGSIGGASPAKASTTPYIGKLPPNTPLKSKRYNILFLMTDQERYLPELVGKGHWPGRDRLAAMGTTFENHQACSMVCTSSRSVIFTGQHVQHTRMFDNTDFPWVNDMSFDIPTIGHMMRKAGYYTAYQGKWHLTQALHEHANEGNPEPRADHDIMERHGFSDFTGINYVAGAAQFGYLTDQYVTAASQAWLRQKGKALNKAGQPWFKTISLVNPHDIMFYNTDKPGEKVQKSGPMMFDIQGDPDDEIYSKHWDVPLSPSRNQSMTEPGRPKAHQDYQQSMAMLCGKIPHQDERWQRLQDNYLNCISDNDRSVDAILTELENLDLLDNTIVIMTSDHGELAGAHGMSGKGANAYREQNNVPFVIYHPDISGGRKCKAVTAHNDIVPTILAMTGADSNQSKTVSGRLKGQNISPLLNNPENAPFDAIREGALYCYSMWAFMDANWIGSIAKLIEAGKQVTLDNIPKPDIKKRSNIRTVFDGRYKLSRYFNSREHNQPKTINEIFAANDVELYDLDNDPFEMDNLAMKTQNQELLLAMNDKLNRLIDSEVGNDNGFHLPDISGVNWAIESFSL, encoded by the coding sequence ATGAGTCAGTTTGATAAACCCGGTGAACAGAATAATACCGGGATAACCCGACGGGACTTTCTTGGAGCAGCAGGGTTAGCCACACTGGCCCTTGGTATGGGAAGCATAGGAGGAGCATCACCAGCAAAGGCTTCCACAACCCCCTACATTGGAAAGCTCCCGCCCAATACTCCGCTTAAATCCAAGCGCTATAACATCCTTTTTCTAATGACCGATCAGGAGCGTTATCTTCCCGAACTGGTGGGGAAAGGACACTGGCCAGGCAGGGATCGCCTGGCAGCCATGGGGACAACCTTTGAAAACCACCAGGCCTGCTCAATGGTGTGCACCTCTTCCCGCTCAGTGATTTTCACCGGCCAGCATGTTCAGCATACCCGGATGTTCGACAATACCGACTTTCCCTGGGTTAATGATATGTCTTTCGATATTCCAACCATTGGCCATATGATGCGGAAAGCCGGATATTACACCGCCTATCAAGGGAAGTGGCATCTTACTCAAGCACTCCACGAACACGCCAATGAGGGAAACCCTGAACCCAGGGCCGATCATGATATTATGGAGCGGCATGGTTTTTCCGACTTTACCGGTATTAATTATGTGGCAGGTGCCGCTCAATTTGGCTACCTCACGGATCAGTATGTGACGGCAGCATCCCAGGCATGGCTAAGGCAAAAAGGCAAAGCACTGAACAAAGCAGGACAGCCCTGGTTCAAAACCATCAGCCTGGTTAATCCCCATGACATCATGTTCTATAACACAGACAAACCCGGAGAAAAGGTTCAGAAGTCCGGTCCAATGATGTTCGATATTCAAGGTGACCCTGATGATGAGATATACAGCAAACACTGGGACGTACCACTTTCACCCAGTCGCAATCAATCCATGACTGAACCGGGGAGACCCAAGGCTCACCAGGACTACCAGCAATCCATGGCCATGCTATGCGGCAAGATACCTCATCAGGATGAACGCTGGCAAAGGTTGCAGGACAACTACCTGAATTGCATCAGTGACAATGACCGTTCAGTGGATGCCATTCTCACAGAGCTGGAAAACCTTGATCTGCTGGATAACACCATTGTTATCATGACCTCTGACCATGGTGAGCTGGCAGGCGCCCATGGCATGTCCGGCAAAGGGGCAAATGCCTATCGGGAACAAAATAACGTACCCTTTGTTATCTATCACCCGGATATATCCGGTGGCAGAAAATGCAAGGCAGTGACTGCCCATAACGACATTGTACCGACCATTCTGGCAATGACCGGGGCAGATTCCAATCAAAGCAAAACCGTTTCTGGCAGGCTTAAAGGGCAAAATATTTCTCCATTATTAAACAACCCTGAAAATGCCCCCTTTGATGCTATCCGTGAGGGCGCACTCTACTGTTACAGTATGTGGGCATTTATGGATGCAAACTGGATTGGCAGTATCGCCAAACTAATAGAGGCGGGTAAACAAGTCACCCTGGATAACATACCCAAACCTGACATAAAAAAACGATCCAATATCAGAACGGTCTTTGATGGCCGGTATAAATTAAGCCGTTACTTTAACTCCCGTGAGCATAACCAGCCCAAGACCATCAATGAAATATTCGCTGCCAATGACGTAGAACTCTATGACCTTGATAACGATCCGTTTGAAATGGATAACCTGGCTATGAAAACACAAAATCAGGAACTGCTTCTGGCAATGAATGACAAACTCAACCGGCTGATTGACAGTGAAGTGGGTAATGACAATGGCTTCCACCTTCCCGATATAAGTGGCGTGAATTGGGCCATAGAAAGCTTTAGTCTTTAA
- a CDS encoding CesT family type III secretion system chaperone, which translates to MSFDTVMKSFASQNDMDELDFRDNTYFLTLDDAIEAACFQANGNCYIHGILASLPEGNSAREQLLVDLLKTSLALIYSHRVSLCLEPDGKQLALYLIRPLREFDEIELENALIEFINAYEVLKQVIDQQQRFTASGPMMLMP; encoded by the coding sequence ATGAGCTTTGACACTGTAATGAAATCCTTTGCCAGCCAGAATGATATGGATGAGCTGGATTTCCGTGATAACACTTATTTCCTTACCCTTGATGATGCCATTGAAGCTGCCTGTTTTCAGGCCAATGGCAATTGCTACATACATGGAATATTAGCTTCTTTGCCCGAAGGTAATAGTGCCCGGGAGCAGCTACTTGTGGATCTGTTAAAAACCAGCCTGGCGCTTATTTACAGTCATCGGGTCAGTTTATGCCTTGAACCTGATGGCAAGCAGCTGGCTCTATACCTGATTCGTCCTTTGCGTGAATTTGATGAGATTGAACTGGAAAATGCCCTGATAGAATTTATTAATGCCTACGAAGTGCTCAAGCAGGTTATCGATCAGCAACAACGTTTTACCGCTTCAGGGCCTATGATGTTGATGCCCTAA
- the guaB gene encoding IMP dehydrogenase, with the protein MLRIAQDALTFDDVLLLPGYSEVLPKDVSLSTRLTRDIELNLPLISSAMDTVTEARLAIAMAQEGGIGIIHKNMTVEQQAAEVRAVKKYESGVVKDPITIDASASVRDLLELTTRHRISGVPVLSGQDLVGIVTSRDMRFVVDLGKSVSEIMTPKERLVTVREGTSQHDVRTLLHQHRIEKVLVVDDQFGLVGMMTVKDIKKAQDYPNACKDQQGQLRVGAAVGTGPETPARVAALVEAGVDVIIVDTAHGHSKGVIDRVKWVKETYPQVQVIGGNIATGAAAKALAEAGADGVKVGIGPGSICTTRIVTGIGVPQISAVANVVEALKGTGVPVIADGGIRYSGDIAKAIVAGASTVMLGSMLAGTEEAPGEVELYQGRSYKAYRGMGSLGAMAQASGSSDRYFQTAENGAEKLVPEGIEGRVPYKGPLCAIVHQMVGGLRAAMGYTGSGDIDTMRTRPEFVRVTSAGMSESHVHDVTITKEAPNYRVG; encoded by the coding sequence ATGCTAAGAATTGCTCAAGACGCACTTACATTTGATGATGTTCTCCTCCTCCCTGGTTATTCCGAAGTCCTGCCCAAAGATGTCTCCCTGAGTACCCGCCTGACCCGGGACATCGAGCTGAACCTGCCCCTGATCTCCTCCGCCATGGACACTGTTACTGAAGCCCGCCTGGCCATTGCCATGGCACAGGAAGGGGGGATCGGTATTATTCATAAGAATATGACGGTAGAGCAGCAGGCTGCCGAAGTTCGCGCAGTGAAGAAGTACGAGAGTGGTGTTGTTAAGGATCCCATTACCATTGATGCCTCTGCATCCGTTCGGGATCTGCTGGAACTGACCACCCGTCATCGGATTTCCGGTGTGCCCGTGCTGTCCGGACAGGATCTGGTGGGCATTGTAACCAGCCGTGATATGCGTTTTGTGGTTGATCTGGGAAAAAGTGTTTCCGAGATTATGACGCCAAAAGAGCGTCTGGTAACCGTTCGGGAAGGTACCAGTCAGCACGATGTGCGCACACTGCTGCATCAGCACCGTATTGAGAAGGTGCTGGTGGTGGATGACCAGTTTGGTCTGGTGGGCATGATGACCGTAAAGGACATCAAGAAAGCCCAGGATTACCCCAATGCCTGCAAGGACCAGCAGGGGCAGTTGCGTGTAGGTGCTGCCGTAGGTACAGGTCCTGAGACGCCGGCCCGGGTAGCCGCACTGGTTGAAGCCGGTGTGGATGTCATTATTGTAGACACCGCCCATGGCCATTCCAAAGGGGTTATTGATCGCGTGAAGTGGGTCAAGGAAACCTACCCCCAGGTTCAGGTTATTGGTGGTAATATTGCCACGGGAGCTGCTGCCAAGGCTTTGGCTGAAGCAGGTGCAGATGGCGTGAAGGTGGGCATTGGCCCCGGGTCTATTTGTACCACCCGAATTGTTACCGGTATTGGTGTTCCCCAGATCAGCGCCGTGGCCAATGTGGTTGAAGCCCTGAAAGGTACCGGGGTTCCGGTTATTGCTGACGGCGGTATCCGTTACTCCGGCGATATTGCCAAGGCCATTGTAGCCGGTGCTTCAACGGTGATGCTGGGCAGTATGCTGGCGGGTACCGAGGAAGCACCCGGTGAAGTGGAACTCTACCAGGGACGTAGTTATAAAGCCTATCGTGGTATGGGTTCCCTGGGAGCCATGGCGCAGGCTTCCGGCTCCAGTGACCGTTATTTCCAGACTGCTGAAAACGGCGCAGAAAAGCTGGTGCCGGAAGGTATTGAAGGTCGTGTCCCTTATAAAGGGCCTTTGTGTGCCATTGTTCACCAGATGGTGGGTGGATTGCGTGCGGCGATGGGTTATACCGGGTCTGGCGATATTGATACCATGCGCACCAGGCCGGAGTTTGTCCGGGTGACCAGTGCCGGTATGAGTGAATCCCATGTCCATGATGTCACCATTACCAAGGAAGCGCCTAACTATCGCGTAGGTTAA
- a CDS encoding IS630 family transposase, translating into MVYKRLRKSCKHKRDEEQFHDCKTALKDAQEAESKGLINLFYFDESGFTQEPCVPYGWQEKGKQLRIPSVKSKRINVLGFMNRSCELFHYPVVGSVNSDTVIAAFDDFAEKMADEKYSSNDRYTVVMVDNASIHTSKKFCARIDDWMIEKKLLVCFLPTYSPELNLIEILWRKIKYEWLNLLSIKSFAEFEKEVERVLFSFGEEYMISFSNTVRLDG; encoded by the coding sequence CTGGTTTACAAAAGACTCCGTAAATCATGCAAACATAAACGGGACGAAGAGCAATTCCATGACTGTAAAACTGCTCTGAAAGATGCCCAGGAAGCCGAGAGCAAAGGGTTAATCAATTTATTTTATTTTGATGAGTCCGGCTTTACCCAGGAACCTTGTGTGCCATACGGTTGGCAGGAAAAAGGAAAGCAGCTCAGAATACCATCAGTCAAAAGTAAACGCATCAACGTACTGGGGTTTATGAACCGAAGCTGTGAGCTATTTCATTATCCTGTTGTGGGTTCAGTGAATAGCGATACGGTGATTGCGGCCTTTGATGACTTTGCAGAGAAAATGGCAGATGAAAAATACAGCTCAAATGATCGTTACACGGTAGTTATGGTGGATAATGCCAGCATTCACACCAGCAAAAAGTTTTGTGCCAGAATTGATGACTGGATGATTGAAAAGAAATTGCTGGTCTGCTTTCTGCCAACATATTCACCTGAGCTCAACCTGATTGAAATCCTGTGGAGGAAAATAAAGTATGAATGGCTCAACCTCTTGTCAATCAAGAGCTTTGCGGAATTTGAAAAAGAAGTTGAACGGGTGCTTTTTTCATTTGGAGAGGAGTATATGATCTCATTTTCTAATACTGTCCGACTGGATGGTTAA